A genomic region of Candidatus Limnocylindrales bacterium contains the following coding sequences:
- the purL gene encoding phosphoribosylformylglycinamidine synthase subunit PurL, translating to MNLNEIKVTPEVIQAQGLSPEEYEKIKTLLGREPNITELGIFSVMWSEHCSYKSSRFWLKSLPTQGSRVLIGPGENAGVIDIGDGLAVVMKIESHNHPSFVEPYQGAATGVGGILRDIFTMGARPIAVLNSLRFGDLKNPKTRYLLGGVVAGIAGYGNPFGVPTVGGEVYFEPCYNGNPLVNVMAVGLLRQDRVQRGRAEGIGNPVIIVGSPTGRDGIHGAAFASRELSEKSMEDRPSVQIGDPFTEKKLLEACLELYESGYLVGIQDMGAAGLTCSTSEMAARAGTGMKIYLDQVPLRESGMTPYEIMLSESQERMLMVVKKGYENKAREIFEKWDLKFAVIGEVTGAEAPHQQALLQIYLKGQVVAEIPISSLTDEAPLYRRPFVKPDYLKETANLDLEKIPLPANPEEVFLTLLGSDNIRSKRPIYQQYDHTILANTILRPEEGDAAVLRIRKVETTKTAEGIEERENGKLKREKAIALTTDGNGRYCYLNPRRGAQIAVAEAARNVVCVGAEPIAITDGLNFGSPEQPEVMWQFVETIEGLKTACTALGIPIIGGNVSFYNETNGKAIYPTPIIGMLGLIEEVGYITGQSFKDPGDLIVLLGENKGEIGGSEYLKIIHQRVLGEGPSLDLQREKALQQACLKAIRSGLIKSAHDTSQGGLAICLAESCLTGRGKEKNPHLPGISIELTDPLRWDFLLFGEDQARIVVSLSPLNLEKLQEIAYSFQVPITVLGKVTDSGIFQINDWIRLPVSKLREVWTGKRGLADSK from the coding sequence ATGAACCTTAACGAGATAAAGGTGACCCCGGAAGTCATCCAGGCCCAGGGTCTTTCTCCAGAAGAATACGAAAAGATAAAAACTCTTTTGGGAAGGGAACCGAATATAACGGAGCTCGGGATTTTTTCGGTCATGTGGTCGGAACATTGTAGCTATAAATCCTCTCGTTTCTGGTTAAAGAGTCTTCCTACCCAGGGGAGTCGCGTGCTCATAGGTCCCGGGGAAAATGCCGGGGTTATCGATATTGGAGATGGACTGGCCGTTGTCATGAAAATCGAAAGCCATAACCACCCTTCTTTCGTGGAACCTTATCAAGGGGCCGCTACCGGGGTTGGGGGTATTTTACGGGATATTTTTACCATGGGAGCCCGACCCATTGCGGTTTTAAATTCCCTGCGGTTTGGGGATTTGAAAAATCCAAAGACCCGATACCTTCTGGGAGGAGTGGTAGCAGGAATTGCTGGCTATGGAAATCCGTTTGGCGTCCCAACGGTCGGGGGAGAGGTTTATTTTGAACCCTGCTATAACGGAAATCCTCTGGTCAACGTGATGGCCGTGGGTCTCCTGCGACAGGATCGTGTGCAAAGGGGTCGAGCTGAAGGTATTGGAAATCCGGTCATTATTGTAGGCTCCCCTACCGGTCGTGATGGGATCCACGGGGCCGCCTTTGCCTCCAGAGAGTTGAGCGAAAAGTCCATGGAAGACCGACCTTCCGTTCAAATCGGAGATCCTTTTACAGAAAAAAAATTGCTGGAAGCTTGTCTGGAACTTTATGAGAGCGGTTATCTGGTCGGAATCCAGGACATGGGTGCTGCCGGTTTGACATGCTCTACCTCGGAAATGGCTGCACGGGCCGGTACGGGAATGAAAATCTATCTGGATCAGGTCCCCTTACGGGAATCCGGAATGACCCCCTATGAAATCATGCTCTCCGAGTCCCAGGAGCGCATGTTGATGGTAGTTAAAAAAGGCTATGAAAATAAAGCCCGGGAGATTTTTGAAAAGTGGGACTTAAAATTTGCCGTTATTGGAGAGGTTACCGGAGCCGAAGCACCCCATCAACAGGCCTTACTCCAGATTTATCTGAAAGGGCAGGTGGTAGCAGAAATTCCGATAAGCAGCCTGACCGATGAAGCACCCCTTTACCGAAGGCCTTTCGTGAAGCCTGATTATTTGAAAGAAACCGCCAACCTGGATCTGGAGAAGATTCCTCTACCTGCAAACCCTGAAGAAGTCTTCCTGACTCTCCTGGGTTCCGACAATATTCGAAGTAAGCGCCCGATCTATCAACAATACGATCACACCATCCTTGCCAATACGATTCTACGCCCGGAAGAAGGAGATGCAGCCGTTCTTCGGATCCGAAAAGTTGAAACTACGAAGACGGCGGAAGGGATAGAAGAACGCGAGAACGGAAAACTGAAAAGGGAAAAGGCCATTGCTTTGACGACAGACGGTAATGGGCGGTATTGCTATCTAAATCCGAGGCGAGGTGCACAGATTGCCGTAGCAGAGGCTGCCCGTAATGTGGTCTGTGTAGGAGCCGAACCCATTGCCATCACCGACGGATTGAACTTTGGTAGCCCGGAGCAACCCGAAGTCATGTGGCAGTTTGTGGAAACCATCGAAGGCCTCAAAACGGCCTGTACGGCTTTAGGTATTCCTATTATAGGAGGAAATGTCAGTTTCTATAACGAAACAAACGGAAAGGCCATTTATCCTACTCCTATCATCGGAATGTTGGGACTGATTGAAGAGGTTGGTTATATTACCGGACAAAGTTTTAAAGATCCGGGGGACCTGATCGTCCTTCTCGGGGAAAATAAAGGTGAGATCGGTGGCAGTGAGTATTTAAAGATTATCCATCAACGTGTCCTGGGGGAAGGACCTTCTCTAGATCTACAAAGAGAAAAAGCGCTTCAACAAGCCTGTCTGAAGGCGATTCGCTCAGGTCTTATCAAGTCGGCTCACGATACCTCCCAGGGTGGATTGGCTATTTGCCTGGCAGAGTCCTGTTTGACCGGACGGGGTAAAGAAAAGAATCCTCATTTACCAGGTATCTCCATCGAGCTTACCGATCCCCTGAGATGGGACTTTTTGCTGTTTGGAGAAGACCAGGCCCGGATTGTTGTGAGTTTAAGCCCCTTGAATCTGGAAAAACTTCAAGAAATTGCTTATAGCTTTCAGGTCCCTATAACCGTATTGGGTAAGGTGACAGACAGTGGAATCTTTCAGATCAATGATTGGATTCGTTTACCTGTATCTAAACTCAGAGAAGTCTGGACCGGAAAGCGGGGATTAGCAGACAGTAAGTAG
- the purF gene encoding amidophosphoribosyltransferase, producing the protein MCGIFGIYGSPETTDVAHLTYYGLYALQHRGQESAGIVVHGSRNETHFHKGMGLVSKVFNERDLEGLKGKVAIGHVRYSTCGDSNKRNIQPIIVQFSRGRLAIAHNGNLVNAQELFKRLEEEGSIFQTTTDTEIFAHLIAKSRQESFEGRVQEALAQVKGAYSLVLLYNGVLYGIRDPNGFRPLILGNLEGSYILASETCALDLLGAEFIREIEPGEMIKISSKGLESSRFSAKKESVCIFELVYFARPDSHIFNQSVYQARIRMGAQLARESKTEADVVIPVPDSGVAAAIGFARESGIPYEMGLTRNHYVGRTFIQPSPEIRDLRLKIKLNPIEEALQGKRVIVVDDSIVRGTTCKQLIKLIRKAGAKEVHLKISSPPIRYPCFFGIDTPDRNQLIAATHSLEEIKDFLGVDSLQYLSLQGLRAAVKGNKHSYCDACFTGQYPVAISNAQWAINE; encoded by the coding sequence ATGTGTGGAATCTTTGGTATCTATGGATCACCTGAAACGACCGATGTTGCTCATTTAACCTATTACGGACTCTATGCATTACAACATCGAGGGCAGGAAAGCGCCGGAATCGTTGTTCATGGTAGCCGGAATGAAACTCACTTCCATAAAGGGATGGGTCTGGTTTCTAAAGTCTTCAATGAACGAGATCTGGAAGGATTGAAGGGGAAGGTGGCCATTGGGCATGTTCGCTATTCAACCTGTGGGGATAGCAATAAAAGAAATATTCAACCCATTATTGTACAGTTCTCAAGGGGAAGACTGGCTATTGCCCATAATGGAAATCTGGTCAATGCCCAGGAATTGTTTAAAAGGTTAGAAGAAGAAGGCTCTATTTTTCAAACCACAACGGATACGGAAATTTTTGCCCATCTTATTGCCAAATCAAGACAGGAAAGCTTTGAAGGGCGGGTTCAAGAGGCTTTAGCTCAGGTTAAAGGAGCCTATTCTCTGGTTTTATTGTATAATGGGGTGCTCTATGGGATTCGGGACCCAAATGGATTTCGGCCTCTCATTTTGGGTAATCTGGAAGGCTCTTATATTTTAGCTTCGGAGACCTGTGCCTTAGATTTATTAGGGGCTGAGTTTATCCGGGAAATCGAGCCCGGAGAAATGATTAAAATCAGCTCTAAAGGATTGGAATCCTCCAGGTTTTCGGCCAAAAAAGAAAGTGTTTGCATCTTTGAATTGGTTTATTTTGCAAGACCCGACAGCCATATCTTTAACCAAAGTGTTTATCAGGCCCGAATTCGAATGGGAGCCCAGTTGGCTAGAGAATCGAAAACGGAAGCCGATGTAGTTATTCCTGTGCCGGATTCAGGAGTTGCAGCAGCCATTGGTTTTGCCCGTGAATCTGGAATACCTTATGAAATGGGACTAACCCGGAATCATTATGTGGGGAGGACCTTTATTCAACCCTCTCCGGAGATTCGAGATTTAAGGTTAAAGATTAAATTGAACCCCATTGAAGAAGCTTTGCAAGGCAAACGGGTTATTGTAGTGGATGATTCTATCGTCCGGGGGACTACCTGCAAGCAGTTGATCAAATTAATCCGAAAAGCAGGGGCCAAAGAAGTTCATCTCAAAATCAGCTCCCCTCCCATCCGATATCCTTGTTTCTTCGGCATAGATACTCCAGATCGAAACCAGCTCATCGCGGCGACCCATTCTTTAGAGGAAATAAAAGATTTCCTGGGGGTAGATAGTCTTCAATATCTTTCCCTGCAGGGACTCCGGGCTGCTGTAAAAGGAAATAAGCATTCCTATTGCGATGCCTGTTTTACAGGACAATATCCTGTAGCCATTAGCAATGCGCAGTGGGCAATTAACGAGTAG
- the purM gene encoding phosphoribosylformylglycinamidine cyclo-ligase, with the protein MAPGSVITYRTAGVDVEKGNRFVQEIKELVQSTFSPGVLTELGGFSGLFSLDLSGIGEPVLVATTDGVGTKLKIAQMVNYHETIGIDLVAMCANDLITCGARPLFFLDYFATGRLELEQGKAIIAGIVEGCRQAHMALIAGETAEMPGVYEAGEYDLAGFAVGIVDRSKIIDPSRIQPGDKILGIPASGIHSNGYSLVRKVLLEMNAIDLTQYSTELSNTFACELLKPTRIYVDLVQELLGRYSIKGISHITGGGFPEKLGRILPKGCQALIDSHSWSVLPIFRLIQTLGQISTEEMFRTFNMGIGMALVTDVQTANSIVEQFKEIRPIGKILEGEKKVEILY; encoded by the coding sequence ATGGCCCCTGGTTCAGTGATTACTTACCGAACTGCCGGTGTGGACGTTGAAAAAGGGAATCGTTTTGTCCAGGAGATCAAAGAGTTGGTGCAATCTACCTTTAGCCCTGGCGTGCTAACGGAGTTAGGGGGATTTTCGGGATTATTTTCACTGGATCTCTCCGGAATTGGCGAACCTGTTTTGGTGGCGACGACGGACGGTGTCGGTACAAAACTTAAGATTGCCCAGATGGTTAACTATCATGAAACAATCGGCATAGACCTGGTAGCCATGTGTGCTAACGATTTGATTACCTGCGGAGCCAGGCCCCTCTTCTTTCTGGATTATTTTGCCACCGGTCGATTAGAGCTGGAACAGGGGAAAGCTATCATTGCCGGAATTGTAGAAGGCTGTCGACAGGCCCATATGGCTCTTATTGCTGGAGAGACCGCCGAAATGCCGGGGGTTTATGAGGCTGGAGAGTATGATCTGGCGGGTTTTGCGGTAGGGATAGTTGATCGAAGTAAAATCATAGACCCCAGCCGGATCCAACCGGGAGATAAGATCCTGGGAATTCCCGCCAGTGGTATTCACAGTAACGGCTACTCCTTGGTCCGAAAAGTACTCCTGGAAATGAACGCCATTGACCTGACCCAATACTCCACCGAACTTTCCAATACTTTTGCCTGCGAACTTCTCAAGCCCACCCGCATCTATGTGGACCTTGTTCAGGAACTCCTGGGAAGATATTCCATTAAAGGAATCAGCCATATCACCGGAGGGGGTTTTCCGGAGAAATTGGGTCGGATTCTTCCGAAAGGATGTCAGGCCCTCATCGATAGCCATTCCTGGTCTGTTCTTCCCATCTTCCGGTTGATTCAGACCCTGGGTCAAATTTCAACCGAAGAAATGTTTCGAACGTTTAACATGGGTATCGGAATGGCTCTCGTTACCGATGTCCAAACAGCAAATTCAATTGTCGAGCAATTTAAAGAAATCAGGCCAATCGGGAAGATCCTGGAGGGTGAAAAGAAGGTGGAGATTCTGTACTGA
- the purN gene encoding phosphoribosylglycinamide formyltransferase — MKRVAVFASGRGTNLQALIEATKKGEIPAKIVLVITDREDAQALRRAAQNFIKAFYLSPEGLTREEYDSLLLRFLQDNQIDLIALAGFMRILSPVLIRAYPNKILNIHPSLLPAFPGLHAQRQALEYGVKVTGCTVHLVDEEVDHGPIVIQRTVPVYDTDTEETLSARILEQEHIAYPEALKLLAEDRLIVQGRRVFIRDAGTT, encoded by the coding sequence ATGAAACGGGTCGCCGTTTTTGCTTCGGGACGTGGAACCAATTTGCAGGCCCTTATTGAGGCTACAAAAAAAGGGGAAATTCCTGCAAAAATCGTTTTGGTGATTACGGACCGGGAAGATGCCCAGGCCCTGAGACGAGCCGCGCAGAACTTTATTAAGGCCTTTTACCTGTCTCCAGAAGGTCTAACCCGTGAAGAGTATGATAGCCTTCTCTTAAGATTTCTACAGGATAACCAAATCGATCTTATTGCCCTGGCAGGATTTATGCGAATTCTATCTCCGGTGTTGATTCGAGCTTATCCCAATAAAATTCTCAACATCCATCCTTCTCTTTTACCGGCTTTTCCCGGACTTCATGCCCAAAGACAGGCCCTGGAATATGGCGTCAAGGTTACAGGCTGTACGGTTCACCTGGTCGATGAAGAGGTAGATCATGGTCCCATTGTCATTCAGCGAACTGTTCCTGTCTACGATACCGATACAGAAGAAACTCTGTCTGCCAGAATCTTAGAACAGGAGCATATCGCTTATCCAGAAGCCTTGAAACTTTTGGCCGAAGACCGGTTGATCGTTCAAGGTAGAAGGGTCTTTATTCGTGACGCGGGAACAACTTAA
- the purD gene encoding phosphoribosylamine--glycine ligase: MSPCLRISAFTDMKVLVIGGGGREHAIVWKLAQSPKVTKLYAAPGNAGISHLAECLPIKAEDIPQLVDFARKARIDLTFCGPEQPLVLGLVDEFRRAGLTVVGPDRAGARLEASKAYAKQFMTRFGIPTAPYEIFDNPQAAKAYLRHRAYPVVIKADGLAAGKGVVIAQNLEEGLRTIDQIMIAKIFGSAGDKVVIEEYLSGQELSFFCFTDGTTVYPLASARDYKRSHDGDKGLNTGGMGSYSPNRFLTPERENEIMERIALPVIRGLQTNSITYQGILYIGLMLTPQGPRVLEFNVRFGDPETQVILPRLKTDLVEVLLAIAEHRLHKVKLEWREDSTICVVLASGGYPQSYEVGKPIFGLEELKAEDGWIFHAGTAYKRNPDDPTGPPRLVTSGGRVLGVTARGKTLEEARAKVYKTVTRIHFDGMHYRKDIGEVWSLE; this comes from the coding sequence ATGTCCCCTTGTCTCCGTATCTCCGCGTTTACCGACATGAAAGTATTGGTTATCGGAGGGGGTGGGCGAGAACATGCGATTGTGTGGAAGCTTGCCCAAAGCCCTAAAGTTACCAAGTTATATGCAGCGCCTGGAAATGCAGGCATCTCTCATCTGGCAGAATGTCTTCCGATCAAGGCTGAAGACATCCCTCAACTGGTAGATTTCGCCAGGAAAGCCCGGATAGATTTAACCTTTTGTGGTCCGGAACAGCCTCTGGTGCTGGGTCTGGTGGATGAATTCAGGCGGGCCGGATTAACCGTTGTGGGACCGGATCGGGCAGGTGCCCGATTAGAGGCCAGCAAGGCTTATGCCAAGCAATTTATGACCCGCTTTGGGATACCTACTGCGCCCTATGAAATCTTTGATAATCCCCAAGCTGCAAAAGCCTATTTGCGACATAGGGCCTATCCTGTGGTTATCAAAGCAGATGGATTGGCAGCAGGTAAAGGCGTTGTTATCGCGCAAAATCTTGAGGAGGGGCTTCGGACGATCGATCAGATAATGATAGCCAAAATATTCGGGAGCGCAGGGGACAAGGTCGTTATTGAAGAATATCTTTCAGGTCAGGAACTCTCCTTCTTCTGCTTTACAGATGGAACCACCGTCTATCCACTGGCCTCCGCCCGGGATTACAAAAGAAGCCACGATGGTGATAAGGGACTCAATACCGGTGGAATGGGCTCTTATTCTCCGAACCGATTCCTTACCCCGGAGAGGGAAAATGAGATTATGGAACGCATAGCTCTTCCGGTTATTCGGGGACTCCAGACGAATTCGATTACGTATCAGGGTATCCTTTATATAGGTCTTATGCTGACCCCGCAAGGTCCTCGGGTTTTGGAGTTTAATGTTCGGTTTGGAGATCCGGAGACCCAGGTTATCTTACCAAGGCTCAAAACAGACCTGGTGGAGGTTCTTCTTGCCATTGCCGAACACCGACTCCATAAGGTTAAACTGGAGTGGAGGGAGGATTCAACAATCTGTGTGGTTTTAGCTTCAGGCGGCTATCCCCAGAGCTACGAGGTCGGTAAACCTATTTTTGGTCTGGAAGAATTAAAGGCTGAAGATGGCTGGATTTTCCACGCGGGTACAGCTTATAAAAGGAATCCGGACGATCCGACCGGTCCTCCCCGCTTAGTTACCAGCGGAGGTCGGGTCTTAGGAGTAACAGCCCGAGGAAAAACCCTTGAAGAGGCAAGGGCTAAGGTATACAAAACCGTCACGAGGATTCACTTCGACGGCATGCATTATCGCAAAGATATTGGGGAAGTATGGAGTCTTGAGTGA
- the purE gene encoding 5-(carboxyamino)imidazole ribonucleotide mutase: MSERVLQASRIIHYSVRTLKVEKPLVAIIMGSKSDWETMRAADEVLTQFGVPHECRIVSAHRTPTWLAEFATNAESRGIEVIIAGAGGAAHLPGMTAAQTLIPVLGVPVESRALKGLDSLLSIVQMPAGIPVGTLAIGQAGATNAALLAIAILSNHRPELREKLRQFRAEQTRRVMNETLP; this comes from the coding sequence TTGAGTGAAAGGGTCCTACAGGCATCCCGAATCATTCATTACTCGGTACGTACGTTAAAGGTGGAAAAACCGCTGGTTGCCATTATCATGGGGAGTAAGTCCGATTGGGAAACGATGCGTGCAGCGGATGAAGTCCTGACCCAATTTGGAGTTCCCCACGAATGTCGCATTGTTTCTGCGCACCGAACGCCGACCTGGCTGGCAGAGTTTGCGACCAATGCTGAGTCACGGGGCATTGAAGTGATTATTGCAGGAGCCGGAGGGGCCGCCCATTTGCCCGGTATGACTGCGGCGCAAACCCTTATTCCTGTACTGGGAGTCCCCGTGGAAAGTCGAGCCTTAAAGGGTCTGGATTCGCTTCTTTCTATTGTCCAGATGCCTGCAGGTATTCCCGTGGGTACCCTGGCTATTGGTCAGGCAGGTGCCACCAACGCAGCCCTGCTGGCTATCGCCATCCTCTCCAACCACCGCCCCGAATTACGGGAGAAGCTCCGTCAATTTCGAGCCGAGCAAACCCGGCGGGTGATGAATGAAACATTGCCCTGA
- a CDS encoding 5-(carboxyamino)imidazole ribonucleotide synthase, which translates to MHLPILPGSVIGVLGSGQLGRMLAIAARRMGYRIHTFSPEKDTPTGQIADVEMVASYEDLDAVRTFARGVDVVTFEFENVSAAAAEAAAEYVPVRPSGFVLHTTQHRLREKTFLAKAGFPVTPFRSVRSLEDLLIGVQDLGFPAVLKTAGFGYDGKGQSKLTSPDEVESAFQALGGQEAILEAFIDFRCEVSVVAARGVDGAFSHYGLIQNTHRNHILDISVAPAPLPPEIAREAVEIARQVLEQLDVIGVLCIEFFLTQNDQLLINELAPRPHNSGHFTLDACITSQFEQQLRAVCGLPLGSTRQLCPAAMANLLGDLWQNGEPHWAAACAFPEVKLHLYGKRVPRPGRKMGHLTALAPSTEEALQLVRSARAALHLPP; encoded by the coding sequence ATGCATCTACCTATTCTTCCCGGTTCAGTGATCGGTGTACTGGGTAGCGGTCAGCTGGGACGTATGCTGGCGATTGCTGCGCGACGTATGGGTTATCGGATTCACACTTTTTCTCCTGAAAAGGATACCCCTACCGGTCAGATTGCTGACGTTGAGATGGTAGCCTCCTATGAGGATCTGGATGCAGTACGTACCTTTGCCCGTGGGGTAGATGTGGTAACCTTCGAATTTGAAAACGTTTCTGCAGCGGCGGCAGAAGCTGCTGCCGAATATGTACCTGTGCGACCCAGTGGATTTGTTTTACATACGACCCAGCATCGCTTACGCGAGAAAACGTTCTTAGCCAAAGCCGGATTTCCGGTTACACCCTTCCGATCGGTTCGTTCCCTGGAAGACTTGCTTATAGGCGTGCAGGATCTGGGTTTCCCCGCAGTCCTGAAAACAGCAGGTTTTGGTTATGATGGTAAAGGCCAATCCAAACTCACCTCACCGGATGAAGTCGAATCTGCCTTTCAGGCCCTGGGTGGACAGGAGGCTATTCTTGAAGCGTTTATAGATTTCAGGTGCGAGGTTTCTGTGGTTGCTGCCCGTGGGGTCGATGGAGCCTTTAGTCACTATGGGCTCATCCAAAACACTCACCGAAACCATATCCTGGATATTTCCGTTGCGCCGGCCCCCTTACCGCCTGAAATTGCCCGTGAAGCCGTGGAAATCGCCCGTCAAGTGCTTGAGCAACTGGATGTGATCGGCGTACTCTGTATCGAATTTTTCCTTACCCAGAACGATCAGCTTTTAATTAACGAGTTGGCCCCTCGTCCCCACAACTCAGGTCACTTTACCTTAGATGCCTGCATAACCAGCCAGTTTGAGCAGCAATTGCGTGCCGTTTGTGGTCTACCCCTTGGCTCAACCCGGCAGCTATGCCCTGCTGCAATGGCCAACTTATTGGGTGATCTCTGGCAAAATGGTGAACCTCATTGGGCTGCCGCCTGCGCCTTCCCCGAGGTAAAACTTCATCTGTATGGAAAACGCGTTCCTCGCCCAGGCCGTAAAATGGGGCATCTCACGGCCCTTGCTCCGAGTACCGAAGAAGCCTTGCAGCTTGTTCGTTCGGCACGGGCTGCCCTACACCTCCCGCCTTAA
- a CDS encoding histone deacetylase — protein sequence MEKKTAFIYSDVYLKHNTGKSHPERKERLTAIVEHLNRTGLMEELIQVPIRLPTRQEITWVHPESYMDQLQRDIEGGATYLDPDTRVSPESYEVALQAVGGALTAVDQVLQGRVHTAFCAVRPPGHHAEPNKAMGFCLFNNVAIAARYAQHTYNLEKILIIDWDVHHGNGTQDIFYEDPTVFYFSIHQYPWYPGTGGSEERGAGKGKGFTLNIPVPAGTGDQEYISVFNSILRKQALAYAPDLILISAGFDAHRDDPLSHTRVTTEGFRSLSEIVSQIAQEKCDSRIVSVLEGGYNLQALAESVEAHLRVLRREV from the coding sequence ATGGAGAAAAAAACGGCTTTTATTTATTCCGATGTCTATTTGAAACATAATACGGGAAAGTCCCATCCTGAGAGAAAAGAGCGGCTTACGGCTATTGTAGAACATCTAAACCGAACAGGTTTAATGGAAGAACTGATTCAGGTCCCTATTCGTTTACCTACCCGACAGGAGATTACATGGGTTCATCCTGAGAGTTATATGGATCAACTTCAAAGAGATATTGAGGGGGGGGCCACATACCTGGACCCCGATACTCGGGTATCTCCAGAGTCTTATGAAGTAGCCCTTCAAGCCGTAGGGGGAGCTTTAACGGCGGTCGACCAGGTTCTTCAAGGTCGGGTACACACAGCTTTTTGTGCGGTACGCCCTCCGGGTCATCATGCAGAGCCGAATAAAGCCATGGGTTTTTGCCTTTTCAATAATGTAGCCATTGCAGCCCGTTATGCCCAACATACCTATAACCTGGAAAAGATCTTAATTATAGATTGGGATGTACACCATGGCAATGGAACCCAAGATATCTTTTATGAAGATCCCACCGTCTTTTACTTCAGTATTCATCAATATCCCTGGTATCCGGGAACCGGTGGAAGCGAAGAGAGGGGAGCCGGAAAAGGAAAGGGATTTACCTTAAACATCCCTGTACCGGCAGGAACCGGAGATCAGGAATATATATCGGTTTTTAACTCTATTCTGAGGAAGCAGGCTCTGGCCTATGCTCCGGATCTTATCCTCATTTCTGCCGGATTTGATGCCCACCGGGATGATCCTCTCTCCCATACCCGGGTGACCACAGAGGGATTTCGCTCTCTGAGCGAGATCGTTTCGCAAATTGCCCAGGAAAAGTGTGACAGTCGTATTGTGTCCGTGCTGGAAGGAGGTTATAACCTTCAGGCTTTAGCCGAATCTGTGGAAGCTCACCTGAGGGTGTTAAGGCGGGAGGTGTAG
- the nth gene encoding endonuclease III yields the protein MPVVKIEDRRQGTVDHRPLTQEKVTKILEILEKLHAVPTPKLNFETPFQLLIACILSAQCTDTLVNRITQNLFKKYPNPQDFLRLTPEALEKEIRSCNYYRTKARHILATCQILVEKFQGKVPQDRETLMQLPGVGRKCANVVLAFSMGADTIPVDTHVFRVANRLGLAKGRDPLETEEDLMKNLPKEKWVMAHHWLIDHGRRICKAQKPRCEICDLKAYCDYYAKTLKTA from the coding sequence TTGCCTGTTGTAAAAATAGAAGACCGTAGACAAGGGACAGTAGACCACAGACCCCTGACCCAAGAGAAAGTTACCAAAATTTTAGAAATTTTAGAGAAGCTCCATGCGGTTCCAACCCCTAAACTAAACTTTGAAACCCCGTTTCAGCTTCTGATCGCCTGTATTCTCTCTGCCCAATGTACGGATACTTTGGTTAATCGAATTACACAAAATCTTTTTAAAAAATATCCCAATCCCCAAGATTTCCTTCGATTAACCCCGGAAGCACTAGAAAAAGAAATTCGAAGTTGTAATTATTATCGAACCAAAGCCCGGCATATCCTGGCTACCTGTCAAATACTGGTTGAAAAATTTCAGGGAAAAGTACCTCAAGACCGAGAAACCCTGATGCAACTACCGGGTGTTGGACGAAAGTGTGCCAATGTGGTCTTGGCTTTCTCCATGGGAGCCGACACCATCCCGGTGGATACCCACGTCTTTCGGGTAGCCAATCGTCTGGGCTTGGCCAAAGGTCGTGATCCTCTGGAAACCGAAGAAGATCTCATGAAGAATCTGCCTAAGGAAAAGTGGGTCATGGCCCATCACTGGCTGATCGATCACGGACGTCGAATTTGTAAAGCCCAAAAACCCAGGTGTGAAATTTGTGACCTAAAAGCCTACTGTGATTATTACGCAAAAACTCTAAAAACTGCTTAA